In a genomic window of Chrysemys picta bellii isolate R12L10 chromosome 1, ASM1138683v2, whole genome shotgun sequence:
- the LOC135983781 gene encoding myb/SANT-like DNA-binding domain-containing protein 2, translating to MQADNRKRAPAWTVREVLDLIAIWGEDSVLAELRSKRRNAKTFEKISKGMMERSHNRDSDQCRVKVKELRQAYQKTKEANGRSGSEPRTCRFYAELHAVLGGAATTTPPLTVDSEVGIISSATPEDSADREEEEEEDELVESTQHSVLPNSQDLFLSLTEVPSQASIQDHDPMEGTSAAANFSSLPPPSRRLSQIRRRRKRT from the exons atgcaggccgataatcgaaaaagagcaccagcatggaccgtacgggaggtactggatctgatcgctatatggggagaggattcagtgctagcagaacttcgttcaaaaagacgaaatgccaaaacttttgaaaaaatctccaagggcatgatggagagaagccacaatagggactcagatcagtgccgcgtgaaggtcaaggagctcagacaagcctatcaaaaaacaaaggaggcaaatggtcgctctgggtcagagccacggacatgccgcttctacgccgagctgcatgcagttctagggggggccgccaccactaccccacctctgaccgtggattccgaggtggggataatctcatcagctacacctgaggattctgcggacagggaagaggaggaggaggaggacgagcttgtggagagcacccagcactccgttctccccaacagccaggatctttttctcagcctgactgaagtaccctcccaagccagtatccaagaccatgaccccatggaagggacctcag cagctgcaaatttttcaagcctccctcctccatcccgaaggctatctcagataaggcggcggagaaagaggacgtga